The Citrifermentans bemidjiense Bem genome window below encodes:
- the gptA gene encoding geopeptide encodes MAKKNVSFEIIDEGIADKESTDLFSCCWTAFLYDTYDYF; translated from the coding sequence ATGGCCAAAAAAAATGTCTCATTCGAGATTATTGACGAGGGAATTGCCGACAAAGAAAGCACCGATTTGTTTAGCTGCTGCTGGACCGCTTTTCTCTACGATACCTACGATTACTTTTAA
- the gptM gene encoding geopeptide radical SAM maturase, which produces MELSRYLKIYPDQTRPDHLLLFSTFQLSVARVPRATLDEALQGPPSAERDALVRLGMLTPDPAAERERIRLFLDRANERARHFKAMVVLNLDCNLDCGYCYEREFRGGHYMSDATADLLVETLLRERISKEWDVTLSFYGGEPLLSQDLIRRISAPLLQGARNHGVRYGFNLVTNGTLLNRDTALELMPLGLLGAKFTLDGPREIHDGERPYASGAGSFDAIVDNLSEICELLPIQIGGNFRRENYRDFPRLLDQLASRGITGEKLQLVQFTPVTPKAGCSEYGSGCASSSEPWLVEALLYLREEILFRGYRTGKPSVSACIVEFQDNIVVNCEGRYYKCPALMGWEGYSVGSLAEGIKDYRQSHGIGNWQADACLDCCYLPLCFGGCRFLTKLHGKSLDEVDCRRKFLDAALEQLLLQNMAYPHNSAKKKPTTPASHSITASAPY; this is translated from the coding sequence ATGGAACTATCCAGGTATTTAAAGATATATCCCGACCAGACGCGCCCAGATCACCTGCTTTTGTTCTCCACCTTCCAGCTCTCTGTTGCACGCGTTCCCCGCGCCACCCTCGATGAAGCGCTGCAAGGCCCCCCTTCTGCCGAGCGCGACGCGCTGGTGCGACTGGGGATGCTGACCCCGGACCCTGCAGCGGAGAGGGAGAGGATACGGCTTTTTTTAGATCGCGCCAATGAGCGTGCTCGCCATTTCAAGGCGATGGTGGTCTTGAACCTCGACTGCAACCTCGACTGCGGCTACTGCTATGAAAGGGAATTCCGCGGCGGGCATTACATGTCCGACGCCACGGCGGACCTTCTGGTCGAGACGCTGCTCCGGGAAAGGATCTCCAAGGAGTGGGACGTTACCCTATCTTTTTATGGCGGGGAGCCGTTGCTCTCCCAGGACCTGATCCGGCGAATCTCAGCGCCGCTATTGCAGGGGGCCCGCAACCACGGGGTGCGGTATGGCTTCAACCTGGTTACCAACGGCACACTCCTGAACCGTGACACTGCGTTAGAGCTCATGCCGCTCGGGTTGCTGGGAGCGAAGTTCACCCTGGACGGTCCGCGCGAAATCCACGACGGCGAGCGTCCCTACGCTTCCGGCGCTGGGAGTTTCGACGCCATCGTGGACAACCTCTCTGAGATCTGCGAGCTCCTGCCGATCCAGATCGGCGGAAACTTCCGGCGCGAGAACTACCGCGACTTCCCGCGCCTTCTGGACCAGCTCGCCTCTCGCGGCATCACGGGAGAAAAGCTACAACTGGTCCAGTTCACACCGGTGACGCCGAAGGCCGGTTGCTCCGAGTATGGCTCGGGATGCGCCTCGTCGAGCGAGCCGTGGCTTGTGGAGGCCCTCCTTTACCTGAGGGAGGAGATACTTTTCAGGGGGTACAGGACCGGGAAACCTTCGGTCTCCGCCTGCATCGTCGAATTCCAGGACAACATCGTGGTCAACTGCGAGGGTCGATACTACAAGTGCCCGGCTCTCATGGGATGGGAAGGATACAGCGTGGGGAGCCTCGCCGAGGGGATTAAGGACTACCGCCAGTCGCACGGCATCGGGAACTGGCAGGCCGACGCCTGCCTGGACTGCTGCTATCTTCCCCTTTGCTTCGGAGGTTGCCGCTTCCTTACCAAACTGCACGGAAAGAGCCTCGACGAAGTGGACTGCAGGCGGAAGTTCCTCGACGCCGCGTTGGAACAGTTGCTGCTGCAGAACATGGCCTACCCGCACAACTCCGCGAAGAAGAAGCCCACCACCCCGGCCTCCCACTCCATCACTGCGTCCGCCCCCTACTGA
- a CDS encoding sigma-54-dependent transcriptional regulator yields MLLVDDEPGILTEVSLLLASSDVQQVATLSDSRNVLQYVKEHKVTSVILDWVMPHVTGAEILHALTAEHPEIPVIVMTAMGDVETAVACMQQGAFDFLTKPVDPSRLVASVKKALQVSELGRQNLMLKDYLLADTLRNPDAFAGIVTTSKKMRGIFQYIEAIASSRLPVLITGETGAGKELLARAVHEVSGVPGPFISLNAAGLDDFMFSDTLFGHKKGAFTGADSKRDGLIAAAAGGTLFLDEIGDLNLASQIKLLRLLQEREYYRIGSDLLLKSDARIVAASNMDFTALRAAGSFRNDLYFRLCAHEFRVPPLRERLEDVGPLVDYFAHNIALEQGKAIPAAPHSVIAALAQYRFPGNVRELYNMVHHAVTCNDGQPLALSDFPGIAAAPARPPQSVDAANPLFALFGKFPTVLQVEEYLIAEAMKLTGGNQTQAAELLGLTRPTLNKRLKQERQ; encoded by the coding sequence ATGCTTTTAGTGGATGACGAGCCGGGCATTCTTACGGAGGTGTCGCTACTTCTCGCTTCAAGCGACGTGCAGCAGGTGGCAACCCTGTCGGACAGCCGGAACGTGCTTCAGTACGTGAAGGAACACAAGGTGACTTCGGTGATCCTGGACTGGGTGATGCCTCACGTAACCGGAGCCGAAATCCTGCACGCCCTGACCGCCGAGCACCCGGAGATTCCGGTAATCGTCATGACCGCCATGGGGGACGTGGAGACCGCGGTTGCCTGCATGCAGCAAGGGGCGTTCGACTTCCTTACCAAGCCGGTCGACCCGAGCAGGCTTGTGGCAAGCGTGAAAAAGGCGCTCCAGGTAAGCGAGCTGGGCCGGCAGAACCTGATGCTCAAGGACTACCTGCTGGCGGATACGCTGCGAAATCCCGACGCCTTCGCCGGTATCGTCACCACCTCGAAAAAGATGCGCGGCATCTTCCAGTACATCGAGGCGATCGCGTCCTCGCGCCTTCCGGTGCTGATCACGGGTGAGACGGGGGCGGGGAAGGAGCTGCTGGCGCGCGCGGTGCATGAAGTCTCCGGCGTCCCCGGCCCTTTCATCTCCCTGAACGCAGCCGGGCTCGACGACTTCATGTTCTCGGACACCCTTTTCGGCCACAAGAAAGGGGCCTTCACCGGCGCCGACAGCAAGCGCGACGGATTGATCGCCGCGGCAGCCGGCGGAACCCTTTTCCTTGACGAGATCGGGGACCTGAACCTCGCCTCGCAGATCAAGCTGTTGCGGCTTTTGCAGGAGCGGGAGTACTACCGGATCGGCTCCGATCTGCTCCTGAAAAGCGACGCGCGCATCGTCGCGGCCTCCAACATGGACTTCACAGCGCTCAGGGCCGCAGGGAGCTTCCGCAACGACCTCTACTTCCGCCTCTGCGCCCACGAATTCCGGGTGCCCCCCTTGAGGGAGCGTCTGGAGGATGTCGGCCCGCTGGTCGACTACTTCGCGCACAACATAGCGCTAGAGCAGGGGAAGGCGATCCCCGCCGCTCCGCACAGCGTCATCGCGGCCCTGGCGCAGTACCGTTTCCCGGGCAACGTCCGGGAGCTCTACAACATGGTGCACCACGCGGTTACCTGCAACGACGGGCAACCGCTCGCGCTCTCGGACTTTCCGGGGATAGCGGCGGCGCCGGCGCGTCCCCCCCAGAGTGTGGATGCAGCCAATCCGCTTTTTGCTTTGTTCGGGAAGTTTCCAACTGTGCTGCAGGTCGAGGAGTATCTGATCGCCGAGGCGATGAAGCTTACCGGCGGCAACCAGACACAGGCGGCGGAACTCCTCGGACTGACGCGCCCCACACTGAACAAGAGGTTGAAGCAGGAGCGTCAGTAG
- a CDS encoding HD domain-containing protein translates to MNPRALLEKYYEDNDAALEIVYRHSRNVADKALAIAVTAGLPQAELDFIEEAALLHDIGVSRIYAPKLNCFGKAPYVWHGVIGREILDAEGLPRHAMVCERHIGVGLTAADIVAQNLRLPVREMSPVTTSERIVALADLFFSKKGGELDLEKSTQQVRCDLLRFGAEKVQIFENWLNDFGVRESA, encoded by the coding sequence TTGAACCCTAGAGCGTTACTTGAGAAATACTATGAGGACAACGACGCCGCCTTGGAGATCGTGTACAGACACAGTCGCAATGTCGCGGACAAGGCGCTTGCCATAGCCGTCACGGCGGGACTGCCGCAGGCCGAGCTGGACTTCATCGAGGAGGCCGCGCTGCTCCACGACATCGGCGTCTCCCGCATCTATGCGCCAAAGCTCAACTGCTTCGGCAAGGCGCCCTACGTCTGGCACGGCGTCATCGGCCGAGAGATCCTCGATGCCGAGGGGCTTCCGCGACACGCCATGGTCTGCGAGCGGCACATAGGGGTCGGGCTCACCGCGGCGGACATCGTGGCGCAAAACCTGCGCCTGCCGGTACGGGAGATGTCGCCGGTCACAACCAGCGAGCGCATCGTAGCCTTGGCCGATCTCTTCTTCTCCAAAAAGGGAGGGGAGTTGGACCTTGAGAAGAGCACCCAGCAGGTGCGCTGCGACCTGCTCAGGTTCGGCGCGGAAAAGGTGCAGATCTTCGAGAACTGGCTCAACGATTTCGGAGTCCGCGAATCAGCCTAG
- a CDS encoding SpoIIE family protein phosphatase: MGKPLRVLIVEDSEDDALLLVFELRRGNYAPVTKRVENSDSLRHALKEDTWDLVISDYVLPGFSGLDALKLVRASGLDLPFIIVSGKIGEEDAVKAMKEGANDYLIKGNTSRLIPAIEREMQEAEVRRKRREAESALVRSERRYKRLVSAVTDYIYTVTIQKGGVVKTSHGPGCLSVTGYSHEEYVDNPFLWYQMIYEEDRGAVTSLTEDLRAGIDIPSLEHRIRHKDGSLRWVINTIVPRYSEQGELIAYDGLISDISERKRAEESLQLQSAALEAAANAIVITDSSGVIISVNQAFTRMTGYSREEALGRDLSFLKSERHNSEFYRGLRETISAGEVWHGEMINRRKDGTLYPEEQTITPVLDEDGHIIHFICIKQDITERKQAEQALMQNASMLKEMEIAKQIQSSLLPVAPPCLPGIDCAGSCFPANDIGGDYYDILPHGEELDLVIADVSGHSVGAALIMVETRSVLRAQLATLKGPAQIVSALNELLHEDLSRAELFITMSYLSYHIPTGTLRYTNAGHPPPLLYRHQTDRFFELDAEGLILGVHRQVAFQEPSLQVQDGDLLLLFTDGITEAESPEGEFFGMDRLRQVVAREHSKPAAGVIAAVMESVRAFTGCDTFNDDISMLLLKFGTVTPHS, from the coding sequence ATGGGAAAACCGCTTCGCGTGCTGATAGTGGAAGACTCGGAGGACGACGCACTGTTGCTTGTCTTCGAGCTGCGTCGCGGCAACTATGCTCCGGTGACCAAGCGCGTGGAGAACTCCGACTCGTTGCGCCATGCGCTCAAGGAGGACACCTGGGACCTAGTCATCTCCGACTACGTCCTTCCCGGATTCTCGGGGCTAGACGCGCTGAAGCTGGTGCGGGCCTCGGGGCTGGACCTTCCCTTCATCATCGTTTCCGGAAAAATCGGCGAGGAAGATGCCGTAAAGGCCATGAAGGAGGGGGCGAACGATTATCTGATCAAGGGAAACACCTCGCGCCTTATCCCTGCCATCGAGCGGGAGATGCAGGAGGCCGAGGTTAGGCGCAAGCGGCGCGAGGCCGAGTCGGCGCTGGTGAGAAGCGAGCGGCGCTACAAGCGGCTGGTGTCGGCGGTCACCGACTATATCTACACCGTAACTATTCAGAAAGGGGGCGTGGTGAAGACCTCGCATGGCCCCGGATGCCTCTCGGTGACCGGCTACAGCCACGAGGAGTACGTCGACAACCCGTTTTTGTGGTACCAGATGATCTACGAGGAGGACCGGGGCGCGGTGACGAGCCTCACCGAGGACCTGCGGGCCGGAATAGACATCCCCTCGCTGGAGCACCGGATACGGCACAAGGACGGCTCCCTGCGCTGGGTCATCAACACCATAGTCCCACGCTACAGCGAACAGGGCGAACTGATCGCCTACGACGGCCTCATCTCGGACATCTCGGAGCGAAAACGCGCCGAAGAGTCGCTGCAGCTGCAAAGCGCGGCGCTGGAGGCGGCGGCCAACGCCATAGTCATCACCGACAGCAGCGGGGTCATCATCTCGGTAAACCAGGCCTTCACCAGGATGACCGGGTACAGCCGCGAGGAGGCCCTCGGTCGCGATCTGAGTTTTCTGAAATCGGAGCGGCACAATTCGGAGTTTTACAGAGGCCTCAGGGAAACCATCAGCGCCGGCGAGGTCTGGCACGGAGAGATGATCAACCGGCGCAAGGACGGCACCCTCTACCCCGAGGAGCAGACCATCACGCCGGTCCTGGACGAAGACGGGCACATCATCCACTTCATCTGCATCAAGCAGGACATCACCGAGCGCAAGCAGGCCGAGCAGGCGCTGATGCAAAACGCCAGCATGCTGAAGGAAATGGAGATTGCGAAGCAGATCCAGAGTTCTTTGCTTCCGGTCGCCCCCCCCTGCCTCCCGGGCATCGACTGCGCCGGGAGCTGCTTCCCCGCCAACGACATCGGCGGCGACTACTACGACATCCTCCCGCACGGAGAAGAACTCGACCTCGTCATCGCCGACGTCTCCGGCCACAGCGTCGGAGCCGCGCTGATCATGGTCGAAACCCGCAGCGTTCTGCGCGCGCAGCTTGCGACCTTGAAGGGGCCGGCCCAGATCGTGTCGGCCCTGAACGAACTGCTGCACGAGGACCTGAGCCGGGCCGAACTCTTCATCACCATGTCGTATCTGAGTTACCACATACCCACCGGGACACTCCGCTACACCAACGCCGGCCATCCTCCTCCCCTGCTCTACCGGCATCAAACCGACCGGTTCTTCGAGCTGGACGCCGAAGGGCTCATCCTGGGGGTACACAGGCAGGTCGCCTTCCAGGAGCCCTCGCTCCAGGTCCAGGACGGAGACCTGTTGCTGCTGTTCACCGACGGTATCACCGAGGCCGAAAGCCCGGAAGGCGAGTTCTTCGGCATGGATAGATTGCGGCAGGTAGTGGCGCGCGAGCACAGTAAACCGGCAGCGGGAGTGATCGCCGCAGTCATGGAATCAGTCAGGGCCTTCACCGGCTGCGATACCTTCAACGACGACATCTCGATGCTTCTTCTCAAGTTCGGCACCGTAACCCCCCATTCTTAG
- a CDS encoding dethiobiotin synthase: protein MAKKIFVAATGQNCGKTTISISLMHQARKKYRRVGFVKPFGPKVLLYDDFMVDMDALLMAKAFGMEDDIALMSPVALHRDFTKDYLSGKLDDLSLADCVVEAVRELEEKYDFLIIEGAGHGGVGSVIGLSNAKVAKLIDAPVMIVTESGIGKVIDAVHLNLALYQREGADVRGIIVNKMLPGKKELTNKYLKQAFEPINVKVTDGFNYSPILANPTLSHISKLFDLPLHGDIKEKSRIIHNIQLGAASSQRVIDGLLDSTLMIVTSSRDELIVTLSSLYHIPSYREKIAGLVVSGHCAVSDISQQILNDSGIPYIRVEETTAEVFTALSDDVAKITFEDQEKLNWIMANAEKGMDFEAIDALL, encoded by the coding sequence ATGGCGAAAAAGATCTTCGTTGCGGCGACCGGGCAAAACTGTGGCAAGACGACCATCAGCATCTCGCTCATGCACCAGGCCAGGAAAAAGTACCGTCGAGTCGGCTTTGTAAAGCCTTTCGGGCCCAAAGTGCTCCTTTATGACGACTTCATGGTGGACATGGACGCTCTGCTGATGGCGAAAGCATTCGGCATGGAAGACGACATCGCCCTCATGTCTCCTGTGGCGCTGCACCGGGATTTCACCAAGGATTACCTGAGCGGCAAACTCGACGACCTGTCGCTGGCCGATTGCGTGGTGGAGGCGGTGCGGGAGTTGGAGGAGAAATACGACTTCCTCATCATCGAGGGAGCGGGGCACGGCGGGGTCGGCTCGGTGATCGGGCTGAGCAACGCTAAAGTGGCCAAGCTGATCGACGCTCCGGTCATGATCGTCACCGAAAGCGGCATCGGCAAGGTGATCGATGCGGTGCATTTGAACCTGGCGCTGTACCAGCGCGAAGGGGCCGATGTGCGGGGGATCATCGTCAACAAGATGCTTCCCGGGAAGAAGGAACTCACCAACAAGTACCTCAAACAAGCCTTTGAACCTATCAACGTCAAGGTGACCGACGGTTTCAACTACTCCCCCATCCTGGCCAACCCGACGCTAAGCCACATCTCGAAGTTGTTCGACCTGCCGCTGCACGGCGACATCAAAGAAAAAAGCCGCATCATCCACAACATCCAGTTGGGAGCGGCTTCTTCGCAACGTGTGATCGACGGACTGCTTGACTCGACCTTGATGATAGTCACGAGCTCCAGAGACGAGCTGATCGTTACCCTATCCTCCCTGTACCACATCCCCTCCTACAGAGAGAAGATCGCCGGCCTCGTAGTATCCGGGCACTGCGCCGTTTCCGACATCAGCCAGCAGATCCTCAACGATTCCGGCATCCCCTACATCAGGGTGGAAGAAACCACCGCCGAGGTGTTCACCGCTCTTTCCGACGACGTTGCCAAGATCACCTTCGAGGACCAGGAGAAGCTGAACTGGATTATGGCCAACGCCGAAAAGGGCATGGATTTCGAAGCAATAGACGCGCTGCTGTAA
- a CDS encoding TraR/DksA family transcriptional regulator produces MPDKLQGDELEFRNLLAEQKRRLWAELRDEIFSQTGSDLATQYDIPQDLGEKSILDMLSDAGLAIADIRRNQLTALEEAQRRVEQGTYGKCENCGEIIDIQRLRLMPFAAYCVSCQKEKEGPGKPPGTTL; encoded by the coding sequence ATGCCGGATAAACTGCAAGGGGACGAACTGGAATTCAGGAACCTTTTGGCCGAACAAAAGCGCAGGCTGTGGGCGGAGCTGAGGGACGAGATCTTTTCCCAGACCGGCAGCGATCTCGCCACGCAATACGACATCCCGCAGGACCTGGGGGAGAAGAGCATCCTCGACATGCTTTCCGATGCAGGGCTGGCCATAGCGGACATACGGCGCAACCAGCTGACCGCGCTGGAAGAGGCGCAAAGAAGGGTGGAGCAGGGGACCTACGGCAAGTGCGAGAACTGCGGGGAAATAATCGACATCCAGAGGCTGCGGTTGATGCCTTTCGCCGCCTACTGCGTCTCCTGCCAGAAAGAAAAGGAAGGCCCGGGCAAGCCGCCGGGAACTACGCTTTGA
- a CDS encoding KamA family radical SAM protein: MEAWEKSLKNCITSPEELSGLFRLQGGAFSPVVERYPMRITPYYLGLIEEPGDPIWRQCVPDPAELDDLTQSPDPLDEERLSPVPGLIHRYPDRVVWIVSSACAVYCRFCMRKRGVGCASMAPAKVDDAIAYIAGDPRIRDVVLSGGDPLLLPDDRLAAILSALSRIPHVEIVRIGTRAPVTLPERITPGLTRLLKRSHPVYVNTHFNHPREITPQSAKACARLADAGVQLGNQTVLLKGVNDDPQTMLSLMRRLLAIRVRPYYIHQMDLVQGTAHFRTRVGQGISVMQALRGHTSGLAVPHYVIDLPGGKGKVDVLSGRPGSGGRTLLFTNYLGEEIEYPEPD; the protein is encoded by the coding sequence ATGGAAGCGTGGGAGAAAAGCCTGAAAAACTGCATCACCAGCCCGGAGGAGCTTTCCGGGCTTTTTCGTCTGCAGGGGGGCGCGTTTTCGCCGGTGGTCGAGCGCTACCCCATGCGGATCACGCCCTACTACCTCGGACTGATCGAGGAGCCGGGCGATCCCATCTGGCGCCAGTGCGTCCCCGACCCTGCAGAGCTTGACGACCTGACCCAGTCCCCCGATCCCCTGGACGAGGAGCGGCTTTCCCCGGTCCCCGGGTTGATCCACCGCTACCCGGACCGGGTCGTCTGGATCGTCTCCTCTGCCTGCGCCGTCTACTGCCGCTTCTGCATGAGGAAAAGAGGGGTGGGGTGCGCCAGCATGGCGCCGGCCAAGGTTGACGACGCCATCGCTTACATTGCCGGCGACCCGCGGATCCGCGACGTCGTCCTCTCCGGCGGCGATCCGCTGCTCTTGCCGGATGACCGTCTCGCCGCGATACTCTCAGCGCTTTCCCGCATACCGCACGTCGAGATCGTGAGGATCGGGACGCGGGCCCCGGTGACCCTTCCGGAAAGGATCACCCCCGGGCTCACGCGCCTTTTGAAGCGCAGCCATCCTGTCTACGTCAACACCCACTTCAACCATCCCCGGGAGATAACCCCGCAATCGGCCAAGGCCTGTGCCAGGCTCGCCGATGCCGGGGTGCAGCTGGGGAACCAGACCGTGCTCCTCAAGGGGGTGAACGACGACCCCCAGACGATGCTGAGCCTGATGCGGCGTCTGCTCGCCATCCGGGTGCGTCCTTACTACATACATCAAATGGACCTGGTACAGGGGACCGCCCACTTCAGGACCCGCGTGGGGCAGGGGATCTCCGTGATGCAGGCGCTGCGCGGCCACACCTCCGGGCTTGCCGTTCCGCATTACGTCATCGACCTCCCTGGCGGCAAAGGAAAGGTCGATGTCCTTTCCGGTCGCCCTGGCAGTGGCGGCCGGACTCTGCTTTTCACCAACTACCTGGGAGAAGAGATCGAGTACCCAGAACCGGATTAA
- a CDS encoding dihydroorotate dehydrogenase, whose amino-acid sequence MQRPDMSVAVAGIKMRNPVMTASGTFGYGAEFADYLDLECIGAMISKGLSLKPKAGNPTPRIVETPGGMLNAIGLQNVGIDAFIEQKLPYLKNVNTPVIVNLYGNTLEEYGEVAARLDGLSGVAGIEVNISCPNVKQGGIVFGTDPGAAQEVVRLVKKNTTKPMIVKLSPNVTDVVLMAKACADAGADALSLINTLTGMAIDLERRRPVLANVTGGLSGPAIKPVALRMVWQVAKAVKLPLIGIGGIMNGRDALEFMLAGATAVQVGTASFLDPSAAQRIAREMEQYLVDHKIESVSSLIGALEL is encoded by the coding sequence ATGCAAAGACCTGACATGTCCGTGGCTGTCGCCGGGATCAAGATGCGCAACCCCGTGATGACCGCATCCGGCACCTTCGGATACGGCGCCGAGTTCGCCGACTACCTCGACCTTGAGTGCATCGGGGCGATGATCAGCAAGGGGCTGTCGCTGAAGCCCAAGGCCGGCAACCCCACCCCCCGCATCGTGGAAACCCCGGGCGGGATGCTGAACGCCATCGGCCTGCAAAACGTCGGCATCGACGCCTTCATCGAGCAGAAACTCCCGTATCTCAAGAACGTGAACACCCCGGTGATCGTGAACCTCTACGGCAACACGCTGGAAGAGTACGGCGAGGTCGCGGCCAGGCTGGATGGGCTTTCCGGCGTCGCCGGCATCGAGGTGAACATCTCCTGCCCCAACGTGAAGCAGGGGGGAATCGTTTTCGGCACCGACCCCGGCGCCGCGCAGGAGGTGGTGCGCCTGGTGAAGAAAAACACCACCAAGCCGATGATCGTAAAGCTCTCCCCCAACGTCACCGACGTGGTGCTGATGGCCAAGGCGTGTGCCGACGCCGGAGCGGACGCCCTCTCGCTGATCAACACCCTCACCGGGATGGCGATCGACCTGGAGCGCCGCCGCCCGGTGCTGGCCAACGTCACCGGCGGGCTCTCCGGCCCGGCGATCAAGCCGGTAGCGCTCCGGATGGTCTGGCAGGTGGCCAAGGCGGTTAAGCTGCCGCTGATCGGCATCGGCGGCATCATGAACGGCCGCGACGCCCTGGAGTTCATGCTGGCGGGGGCGACTGCGGTGCAGGTCGGCACCGCAAGCTTCCTCGACCCCTCCGCGGCTCAGCGGATCGCCCGGGAGATGGAGCAGTACCTGGTTGACCACAAGATAGAATCTGTCTCCTCGCTGATCGGTGCCCTAGAGCTCTGA
- a CDS encoding dihydroorotate dehydrogenase electron transfer subunit, translating into MQFKSMVVSNVELSPNYFRMRMTAPQELLASAPGQFLMLKVTDAIDPLLRRPFGLFDVGTFTAEYAGCGTQAYCEILYKVVGKGTKLLSALHHGDVVDLLAPLGRGFDLGPAGEEKVLVGGGVGLAPLYYLAKALVARGEKVRLFAGGRNRDDILCITEFERLGVETYVATDDGTLGESGFVTQVLERHLNKGMRIFACGPTPMLGAVAKMAALHEVPCQVSMEAYMACGVGACLGCVMKGANHTEDTPDYRCVCKDGPVFDSFELQWS; encoded by the coding sequence ATGCAGTTTAAATCGATGGTAGTGTCGAACGTAGAGCTGTCGCCGAACTACTTCCGGATGAGGATGACCGCTCCGCAGGAATTGCTCGCTTCGGCGCCGGGGCAGTTTCTCATGCTCAAGGTGACCGATGCCATAGACCCGCTGCTCAGGCGCCCCTTCGGGCTTTTCGACGTCGGGACCTTCACCGCCGAGTACGCCGGGTGCGGCACGCAGGCGTACTGCGAGATCCTGTACAAGGTGGTGGGGAAGGGGACCAAGCTCCTCTCCGCGTTGCACCACGGCGACGTGGTGGACCTTTTGGCGCCCTTGGGCCGAGGGTTCGACCTGGGTCCCGCTGGCGAGGAAAAGGTGCTGGTAGGCGGCGGCGTAGGCCTTGCCCCCCTTTACTACCTCGCCAAGGCGCTGGTGGCGCGAGGCGAGAAGGTGCGCCTTTTCGCCGGCGGCAGGAACCGCGACGACATCCTCTGCATCACCGAGTTCGAGAGGCTCGGAGTCGAGACCTACGTGGCGACCGACGACGGCACTCTGGGCGAGAGCGGCTTCGTGACCCAGGTGCTGGAGAGGCACCTGAATAAAGGGATGCGCATCTTCGCCTGCGGCCCGACCCCGATGCTCGGCGCCGTCGCCAAGATGGCGGCTTTGCACGAGGTCCCCTGCCAGGTCTCGATGGAGGCGTACATGGCCTGCGGCGTGGGCGCCTGCCTTGGCTGCGTAATGAAGGGGGCCAACCACACCGAGGATACCCCCGACTACCGCTGTGTCTGCAAGGACGGCCCCGTCTTCGACAGCTTCGAACTGCAATGGAGTTAA
- the rimI gene encoding ribosomal protein S18-alanine N-acetyltransferase produces MLEIESASFSRPWTEQHFQYEIDSPFGHPMVALADNGTLTGYLCLKLVLDEAEILDVAVGNSHRGKGIGRLLVQWALDFSREHGASVLFLEVRAGNAEAIALYRSFGFRESGRRKNYYDNGEDAILMEMPVCRQSEENHAV; encoded by the coding sequence GTGCTCGAAATAGAGTCCGCATCGTTTTCGAGACCGTGGACCGAGCAGCACTTCCAGTACGAAATCGACTCGCCTTTCGGCCATCCAATGGTGGCCCTCGCCGATAACGGAACCCTCACTGGCTACCTCTGTCTCAAGCTTGTCCTGGACGAGGCCGAGATACTCGACGTCGCCGTCGGGAACTCTCATAGGGGGAAGGGGATCGGGAGACTCCTGGTGCAATGGGCGCTCGATTTCAGCCGCGAGCACGGGGCATCTGTATTGTTTCTGGAGGTGCGCGCCGGAAACGCGGAAGCCATCGCGCTCTACCGATCCTTCGGGTTCAGGGAATCGGGGCGCCGCAAGAACTATTACGACAATGGCGAAGACGCCATCTTGATGGAGATGCCGGTCTGCCGGCAGTCAGAGGAGAATCATGCAGTTTAA